The following are encoded together in the Bacteroidales bacterium genome:
- a CDS encoding LiaF-related protein, whose amino-acid sequence MKMGAGLFWGAFLLLLGVALIIKVVFHVDFPVFKVLIGIFLVVLGLKVIFGKFLISPGHFKSEETIFNERVYDNPESGKEYTVLFGKGVYDFTNVDLEQGSFRAKVSTVFGGTQIIIPRDKPVRIQADAVFAGAELPGGNNAVFGTSTYESDSWRPDTASIDIKVDVVFGGVQVIRR is encoded by the coding sequence ATGAAAATGGGAGCAGGATTATTTTGGGGGGCGTTTTTACTCCTTCTGGGGGTGGCCCTGATCATAAAGGTGGTCTTTCATGTAGACTTCCCGGTATTTAAAGTTCTGATTGGGATTTTCCTGGTTGTGCTTGGATTGAAAGTGATCTTTGGTAAATTCTTAATATCGCCCGGGCATTTTAAAAGTGAGGAAACAATTTTCAATGAACGGGTATACGACAATCCTGAATCGGGTAAGGAGTACACGGTGCTGTTTGGCAAGGGGGTGTATGATTTTACCAATGTGGACCTGGAGCAGGGTAGTTTTCGGGCCAAGGTAAGCACGGTTTTCGGAGGTACTCAGATTATTATTCCGCGGGATAAGCCGGTCAGGATCCAGGCCGATGCCGTGTTTGCAGGGGCCGAGCTGCCGGGAGGCAACAATGCCGTATTTGGCACCAGCACCTATGAAAGTGACTCCTGGCGTCCGGATACAGCCTCCATTGATATCAAGGTGGATGTGGTTTTTGGCGGAGTTCAGGTGATCCGGCGCTGA
- the miaB gene encoding tRNA (N6-isopentenyl adenosine(37)-C2)-methylthiotransferase MiaB, protein MSKRKLYIETYGCQMNVVDSEVVAAILQQHNYQVTETLDEADLVLVNTCSIRDNAEQRVRTRIREFGRLKELNHSFKVGVIGCMAERLKEKLLEEENTVDLVVGPDAYRDLPSLLTEVESGQKGINTLLSLEETYGDIRPVRMDRNHVTSFVAIMRGCNNFCAYCVVPGTRGRERSRDPETIIRESTGLFEQGYREVTLLGQNVNSYRWKEDGNLIKFEELLERVAGINPAFRVRFATSHPKDMSDELLKVISQYPNLCRSIHLPVQSGSSTVLKRMKRKYTREHYMDRISAIRTYLPEATISTDIIAGFCGETEEEHQQTLSLMEWADYDFAYMFKYSERPDTYAADKLKDDVPEAVKTRRLNEIIKLQSRLSLNSKKKDLGKTFEVLVEGTSKKSEEQLFGRTSQNKVVVFPKRDLKPGDYTEVTIYDCTSATLIGS, encoded by the coding sequence ATGTCAAAGCGCAAGCTCTATATAGAAACCTATGGCTGCCAGATGAATGTGGTGGACAGCGAAGTGGTAGCTGCCATCCTCCAACAGCATAATTACCAGGTAACTGAAACCCTGGATGAGGCCGACCTGGTGCTGGTGAATACCTGTTCCATCCGGGACAATGCCGAGCAGCGGGTCAGAACCAGGATACGGGAATTTGGCCGCCTCAAAGAGCTGAACCACAGCTTTAAGGTTGGAGTGATCGGCTGCATGGCAGAACGGCTCAAAGAGAAGCTGCTGGAGGAAGAAAACACGGTCGACCTGGTAGTGGGGCCCGATGCCTACCGCGATCTGCCTTCCCTGCTGACAGAGGTGGAAAGCGGTCAGAAGGGCATCAATACCCTCCTGTCGCTGGAGGAGACTTACGGCGATATCCGGCCGGTCCGGATGGACCGCAACCACGTGACCTCCTTTGTGGCTATCATGCGGGGCTGCAATAATTTCTGCGCCTACTGCGTAGTACCGGGAACCCGGGGCAGGGAACGGAGTCGCGATCCGGAAACCATCATCCGGGAAAGCACCGGGCTCTTTGAACAAGGCTACCGGGAAGTAACCCTGCTGGGACAAAATGTGAATTCCTACCGTTGGAAAGAGGACGGCAATCTGATAAAATTCGAGGAGCTGCTGGAAAGAGTGGCGGGAATCAACCCGGCGTTCAGAGTGCGCTTTGCCACCTCACATCCCAAGGATATGTCGGATGAGCTGCTGAAAGTCATTTCACAATATCCCAACCTGTGCAGGTCGATCCACCTTCCCGTGCAGTCGGGCAGTTCCACCGTACTAAAAAGAATGAAGCGAAAGTATACCAGGGAACATTACATGGACCGTATTTCGGCCATCCGTACCTACCTTCCGGAGGCCACGATCTCCACAGATATCATTGCCGGTTTTTGCGGGGAGACCGAAGAGGAGCACCAGCAGACGCTCAGCCTGATGGAGTGGGCGGACTATGACTTTGCCTATATGTTCAAATACAGTGAACGACCAGACACCTATGCGGCCGACAAATTAAAGGATGATGTTCCGGAAGCAGTCAAGACCCGCAGGCTGAATGAGATCATAAAGCTGCAATCGAGACTTTCCCTGAACAGTAAGAAAAAGGATCTTGGAAAGACCTTTGAAGTGCTGGTGGAGGGCACTTCTAAAAAATCGGAGGAGCAGCTTTTTGGACGCACCTCCCAGAATAAGGTAGTAGTTTTTCCAAAAAGGGACCTGAAGCCGGGCGACTATACAGAAGTTACAATTTACGATTGTACTTCGGCTACCCTGATCGGATCCTAG
- a CDS encoding amidohydrolase family protein — protein sequence MIRRLLIPVLAGFLTGCSLTSGKQELYHLMTKTDAHVHIRTADPAIMEFARSEGFKLLTINTRSESQKNIDEQREYAMNMKDRYPDDISWLATFSMEGFEESGWAEEVVRKLREDLDRGASGFKIWKDIGMTFRDSLGHFVFLDDPLFEPVLSFMQASGKPLLTHIGEPRNCWLPVDSMTVNGDKSYFTNNPQYHMYLHPDYPSHERLMESRDHVLATYPALNMIGAHLGSLEWDVDVLAGRLERYPNFAVDLAARVCHLQVQDREKVRAFMIRFQDRILYATDLGVTDNNVENRIEWLEKEWHYDWAYFAGDSLMSSRNVEHAFMGLDLDEEVLRKIFYSNALEWYPGVFE from the coding sequence ATGATCAGAAGACTATTAATTCCTGTTTTGGCAGGCTTCCTGACGGGATGCTCCCTCACTTCCGGTAAGCAGGAACTTTATCACCTGATGACCAAAACGGATGCCCATGTGCATATCCGCACTGCGGATCCGGCCATCATGGAGTTTGCCCGTTCGGAAGGGTTTAAGCTGCTCACCATCAATACACGCTCCGAAAGCCAGAAGAATATTGATGAACAGCGTGAATATGCCATGAATATGAAGGACCGGTACCCGGATGATATCAGCTGGCTGGCCACCTTTTCCATGGAAGGTTTTGAGGAGTCCGGATGGGCGGAGGAGGTGGTCCGCAAACTCCGGGAGGATCTGGACCGGGGTGCTTCCGGATTTAAGATCTGGAAGGACATCGGGATGACCTTTCGCGACAGTCTGGGACATTTTGTTTTTCTGGATGATCCCCTTTTTGAGCCTGTGCTGAGTTTTATGCAGGCCAGTGGAAAACCACTGCTGACCCATATCGGAGAACCGAGGAACTGCTGGCTTCCGGTCGATTCGATGACCGTAAACGGCGATAAGAGCTACTTCACCAACAACCCGCAATACCACATGTACCTGCATCCCGATTATCCCTCCCACGAAAGGCTGATGGAATCCAGGGATCATGTGCTGGCTACCTACCCCGCCCTGAACATGATCGGGGCCCACCTGGGCAGCCTGGAGTGGGATGTGGATGTGCTGGCAGGAAGGCTGGAACGCTATCCCAATTTTGCAGTGGACCTGGCAGCCCGGGTTTGCCATCTCCAGGTCCAGGATAGAGAGAAGGTCCGCGCATTTATGATCCGCTTCCAGGACCGGATCCTTTATGCCACCGACCTGGGGGTCACCGATAACAACGTTGAGAACAGGATTGAATGGCTGGAGAAGGAGTGGCATTACGACTGGGCCTATTTTGCCGGCGACAGCCTGATGAGCTCCCGGAACGTGGAGCATGCATTCATGGGACTGGACCTGGATGAAGAAGTTCTCCGGAAAATCTTTTACAGCAATGCCTTGGAATGGTATCCGGGGGTTTTTGAGTGA
- a CDS encoding STAS domain-containing protein has protein sequence MHNFAAFNFGVKKMPVTLYLYICDPHREMLKIAKDDNQYRVELFQVNKLNILVSELVRQQLLELVETPGVSVVFNLDDVRFIDSAGFHVLVELADRAREAGSQFKLSNITDEVMELIKLTELGNRFDMISCANTGEKILMELD, from the coding sequence GTGCATAACTTTGCGGCATTTAATTTCGGGGTGAAAAAGATGCCCGTTACTTTGTACCTGTATATTTGTGACCCACATAGAGAGATGCTAAAAATTGCAAAAGACGATAATCAGTACCGGGTGGAGTTGTTCCAGGTAAACAAACTGAATATCCTGGTTTCAGAGCTGGTCAGGCAACAGTTGCTTGAACTGGTCGAAACACCCGGTGTAAGCGTGGTTTTTAATCTGGATGATGTTCGGTTTATCGACTCTGCCGGCTTTCATGTGCTTGTGGAGCTTGCCGACCGGGCCAGGGAGGCCGGGAGCCAGTTTAAACTCAGCAATATCACCGATGAGGTCATGGAACTCATTAAGCTGACGGAGCTGGGGAACCGTTTTGATATGATCAGCTGCGCGAATACCGGAGAAAAGATACTGATGGAGCTGGACTAG